The sequence tggattaaaaatataaatttgaatttctcaTGCTATCCTTAATTTTGGGTTGAATCCAACTAATAACATAATATGTTGGATTTGCATCTTAAATATCAAAGTTTGACTGGTTTGAttatggatttgaatatatataaatctagcCTTTTTCATCTTATTACCTTAAGTTTTTAGTTTTAAGATTAAAATAGAAACCATAACATATGTCTTAATTAGTTTGcatatgatcatatatataattaatactattttgaatcatttGCAAAATCGACTCCATGAAAAGTCTTAAAAATAGCACAAACgtattaatataaaagacattCATATATGCAGTagtttacatgtatatatagggtgtttatatggatgatatatatatatatgcaaacgaaaatatcttatataaaatttataataatttttaagtatTCAAATCATGTATAACCAATAAAACTAAATAggaagtataaaataaaatggtgtAATTAAGTTATATACCTTTAGTGCCTGAATCTGCATAGTATTGCATCTGATTAtgtgctttcttcttcttcttcttctttttgatgCGGCAAACAcaacaaagaactaaaagaGCAAAAAGTATGACAACTCCAACTACTACTCCGGCAACAAAGGTTGTATTCAGGCCTGATTGATGCTTTGAGGAACCGGTTTTCAACTTCTCCGGTGACTTGTTAGTATGATTCGCAGAAGGTGGTGGCAAAACAGGAGATAGCAGTGGAGCAGGTGGTGATTTTAATGGTGAATGTGTAGAGTTTTTAGGAGGAAGTGGAGGCCTTTTCGAGCTTTGAGATGACTTTGGAGGAGGAGATGAAGCcagagatgaagatgatgatgataaagatgtagaaatttttttagagatGGAGACCGAAGGGGTAGAAGATTCTTTGGATAATGATGGGGATGATAACAATGATGACGAACTCAACGACgaagatggagatgatgatgaggatgtaGGAACTTTTTTAGAGATGGAGGTCGTAGGGGCCGAAGAGTCTTTGGACAATGATGGAGGTGATAACAATGATGATGAACtcgaagataaaaataaagatgatgatgatgaaggaaCTTTTTTAGAGGTGGAGGCCGAAGGGGCCGAAGAGTCTTTGGACAATGACGGAGATGATAACAATGATGATGAACtcgaatataaaaataaagatgatgatgatgatgaaggaaCTTTTTTAGAGATGGAGGCCGAAGGGGCGGAAAAGCCTATGGACGGCGGTGGATAATCTTCCGTAGGCATTTTCCGAAGATGGAATCCTTCTCCGGTGGACTCCACCTCCGGCAAAATGCTGTTCAATGCAAGTAGTTGCGTTTCATAGTTTTACAACCCTTCTTGCCAAACAACTCCCTTAAAATTGTACCTTTAattactaaatatatatattcttcttaatttttttacgTAAAAAAGGAACTCTCAaaatccatgcatgcatggtaAACAAATTCAACGTCTCGTTGTATAAATAACTATAGATCAATAATTTCTATTTGATTTTCATCTCTAATGAAAACTCAacctaaaattaaaatcaaaaggttttgaaaaggcattgtattttatgttttctattgaatAACAAGAAGAGAGAGGTAGA comes from Dioscorea cayenensis subsp. rotundata cultivar TDr96_F1 chromosome 15, TDr96_F1_v2_PseudoChromosome.rev07_lg8_w22 25.fasta, whole genome shotgun sequence and encodes:
- the LOC120277755 gene encoding FK506-binding protein 3-like, with the protein product METEGVEDSLDNDGDDNNDDELNDEDGDDDEDVGTFLEMEVVGAEESLDNDGGDNNDDELEDKNKDDDDEGTFLEVEAEGAEESLDNDGDDNNDDELEYKNKDDDDDEGTFLEMEAEGAEKPMDGGG